The Miscanthus floridulus cultivar M001 chromosome 7, ASM1932011v1, whole genome shotgun sequence genome includes a region encoding these proteins:
- the LOC136466732 gene encoding uncharacterized protein, with product MLPCARSVLRRRGLASSVLRRCGGEGECSTGAGELVANARCSSTLAALGGGGRVLERGGQWAYPQTSVIGAGWMARTQTRCFLGCGDGEEGGVLSKVYEERRVMGYSPEQMFAVVAAVDLYEDFVPWCQRSRIIRRHEDGSFDAELPMWRWRNPGISR from the exons ATGCTGCCGTGCGCGAGGTCGGTGCTGCGGAGGAGGGGGCTGGCGTCTTCCGTCCTGCGAAGGTGCGGCGGGGAGGGCGAGTGCTCCACTGGCGCGGGGGAGCTGGTGGCCAATGCCAGGTGTTCGAGCACGCTGGCCGcgctcggcggcggcgggcgcgtgcTCGAGCGCGGCGGCCAGTGGGCATATCCGCAGACCAGCGTCATTGGCGCGGGGTGGATGGCGCGCACGCAGACCAGGTGTTTCCTCGGTTGCGGCGACGGGGAGGAGGGGGGCGTGCTCTCCAAGGTCTACGAGGAGAGGCGCGTGATGGG GTACTCGCCAGAGCAGATGTTTGCTGTTGTCGCGGCAGTGGACCTCTACGAGGACTTTGTGCCGTGGTGCCAGCGTTCCAGGATTATTAGGCGGCATGAGGATGGCTCATTTGATGCTGAGCTCCCCATGTGGAGATGGAGAAACCCAGGTATATCAAGGTGA